caccGCAAATATAGATGAGAAAGAAGGAAATTCCAGAATGGAAGATTcatcattttgatttttgttacaGCTTGGAATAGCACCATACAGCACAAAATGCTTCAGATTATAGATTGGAAGTTCATCATTTTGGTACTaagtttatgtttggataaataGTTTAATTAAGTTCTTTATTGCATAAGCGCTTATTATATGATTGCTTGTGACGTATATGTTATTTCCATAAAGAAAGTCAAACTGTTTCtatataagctgtttttataagctattatggatagggcctgtttggattgacttatttttgagcttatgtgaaacagcttatacaaataaacaagcttttatgtaatattttaagcttttcaagatagtttatgagaaacagcttataaagatataatttttgttagtgaaaacttatgaattaacataaaaatttattaatttgcataagctcttttcataagctaaaaaataagccaaatccaaacgggtgtaaataagctgaaaacagcttatgtaTATAGCTTCAATCTAGTTTCTTGTGTTATATAGTTTATTAACCCACAAATTTTGCTGCATTGCTGAAGAGCAAtctattttctatttcattATCATGAGTCATTTCCTGTTTGATTAGCTAACTCAATTGTGCTTACATTGCTTTTGATAAAACAAATAGATAgctaatactattttttttctgttaatAGCTTTTATCAATGTGCACTGAGCATGACTCATTTTGGACTGGTTGTAGACTTCATTTCTTTGTAGTCTCTTTGGAGATTGAAATGATCGGTACTTGGTTCTGGGATCGGCTCAAATTTATAAGGGACTAGGCATCAGTTTTAAGGGTAATAATTGCAAGTTTATGATTGTAAAATTGCCGTTTCTGGTACTTAATGCCTGGTTTGCAATCATTGCATAGAAATGGAGTGAGTTTGGTATtgatctaacctgatgatcagaaaggttgaggccggtccgttgagcaagcttccacaccgaagggggggtttgtacctgcaggtgctccgatgcctaagtcagcaagagaacaagagatacaaaagaagagagagaaagtatagTGAGTAATgaatcagaatacctggctctcctgtctaggagagcttatatagtgcccccagcgctgggccaaaggttggtctattgggccgggataaccggcccaatagactcaactgccaagatagtccctgtatcgtaggggaaggccgttatttgcctctatcttggttggagccgttccgctattcgcgggtaatgGATAGGCTCAATGACAGATGTGgttggataaaggagcacgtgctaaacgtgctgcttagctgttaagctacggTTGAATGGATCAACATGCATGGATAGACGAGCACGTGGTTAACGTGGTGCTAATCCGTTAagtcgagcaggacacgtcattggctgacgtgtcggggaagtctccccttattgggctgtgccccaaatgtcgggcagaagggattgggccagcccttggcccagtccagaacaggtaTATTTTTGGATATGCTGTGGCTGAAGTGTTTTAGAGGTTGTTATCAACTTCTGCATGCTAGTAGAGCTCTTTACATGTGATTGATTGACTAATTTGAAGGCCATGACTTCAGGGGAACGGTTGACAAACAACTCATCTTGTTCATGTCTTCTGTTATTGGCCTTCTTAAGCAATCTAACCTTAATCATAATATCTGTTTATAGCTTTTCCTATTAAAGAATTGAGTTCTCAAATATTAAAAGTTCTTATAAACTGCTGTAGCAAGTCAAACTGGTGGTACACCAGTACACTGTATCCAAAGTTCTGCACCCTAATATTCACCTAGTCGGTGACCTGGTTTAATGAAAATGTCACCATTTTTCTTTAATAGTTTATAAAATCTTTGACttttatgattaaattaaattaactattttATCTTAAACTAGATGAGGTTGCTTTTGTTCTAAAACATGAATGATTCAAAGTTTTAGTTTTAGAAAGCATTGGACAACTggtattattttatcaaattatgtGAGGCAATTGCCTAAGGAAAATTTGAATATAGGAATAAGTTGATTTAATGTAATCATATAGAGAGGGAACgcaaaatattaataaatggTGAAATGTTTCTCCAATCTTTTACTGTGAATCtgatataattaaataaaaaaaaaacattatatttcAAATGGTAGCAATCTTCAGAACCCTTCCTTGTGACTGACTTTAAGAAGTATCTATCAATTCTTAATAAATAACGAACGGTGGCCGTTTATCTATCATAGTGTAACTATTGAAGATATACTGTTCATCTCCCAAATGGATTTCAGCTACTGTGCATATTTGGTCTCTGTATTGTTCATTTTGTGTTGCTATTTGTTACAAGTTAGTGTTGGTATAGATACCATCACATCATCTCAATTCATCAAGGACCCTGAAACACTAATATCCAACGATGGTAACTTCACCTTTGGATTCTTTAGCCCAATAAATTCTACAAATCGCTACGTTGGAATTTGGTGGAAATCTCAATCTACAATCATATGGGTAGCAAACAGAAATCAACCACTGAATGATTCTAATGGGATTGTCACAATATCTGAAGATGGAAATCTTGTGGTATTAAATGAACAGAATCGAGTCATTTGGTCATCAAATGTTTCCAACATAGCATCCAATACTAGTTGTCAGTTTTCAGACTTTGGTAACCTTGTCCTTTTGGAGAGCACAACTGGAAACATCTTATGGCAGAGTATTCAGCAACCTTCGGATACATTATTGCCTGGCATGAAACTTTCAATCAACACAAGAACAGGTAAGAGTGTAAAACTCAAATCATGGAAAAGCCCTTCTGGCCCATCTGTTGGAAACTTCTCTTGTGGTACTGTTGAACACCTACATATAATTGAAGTGTTCATTTGGAATAATACTCTTCCATATTGGCGCAGTGGTCCTTGGAATGGCGGGGTCTTCACTGGGATACAGACAATGACAGTGgcatatttttttggttttcgaGGGGGTGATGATGGAGAAGGGAATACTAACATATATTATACAATACAAAATGATGAGGAATTTTTTATCTATCACCTGAATTCGCAAGGAAAATTAGAAGAAACATGGTGGGatgatgaaaagaaagaaaagctAGTTACATGGACAAGCAGAGAATCAGAGTGTGATGTTTATGGTATATGTGGGGCATTTGCAAGCTGTAATTCATTGAGCTCACCAATATGTAGCTGTTTGAGAGGATTTGAACCCCGAAATATTCAAGAATGGAATATACATATCTGGACCGGTGGGTGTGTTAGGAGGACACCTTTGCAGTGTGAAAGGGTCAACAATAAAACCAAAAGTACAAAGGAAGATGGGTATTTGAAACTTCGGATGGTTAAAGTTCCAGATTTTGCTGAAGGTTTAGCTGTTACACCAGATATATGCAGAAGCCTATGTTTGGAGAATTGCTCTTGCCTTGCATATTCTCATGAGGCTGTGATTGGCTGTATGACTTGGACTGGGAATCTACTTGACATACAACAACTCGAAAGTGGAGGACTTGATCTATATGTTCGCGTAGCATATGCAGAACTTGGTATGCTCTTGGTGTTGTTTGTTTAACCCTTTGAAACATAGTTCATTAGCTCGATTCTATCTTTTAGGTGTTAGGGTTGTATTGAATTTcttatttcttatatttaaaatttaaattttacataTACACAGATCGAGGGAGAAACAAGACAATCATCATTGTAAGCACAGTGATTATTGGAACTCTCATAGTTGTCATTTTTGCATATATAATCTGGAGAAGGACATCAAACCACCCAGGTAACATACTATTCTCGTATATTCAACTTGAGTCATAAAATTTACTTTCAATTGACGAGTAACTAAGctcaaattatttgtttttactgCAGCTAAACTGTGGCTTTTTACTAAATCAGCAAGGAAAAAGAACAACCAAGCTTTCCAACGTTTTAAAAAAGGTGGATCACCAGAAGGATATGCTAGTGACAATGTATTTGGAGAAATGTCCCAAGTTAAACTACAAGAGctattaatatttgattttgaaaagcTCGCAACTGCCACAAACAACTTCCACTTATCCAACAAACTTGGACAGGGTGGTTTTGGTCCTGTATACAAGGTACTTTAAATGCAATAAAGCTATACTATTTTAAAACCATCATCTATAGTAGTTGTAACATATAATTTCTTTTAGGGGAAACTACAAGATGGTCGGGAAATAGCTGTTAAAAGACTATCTAGAGCATCTGGACAAGGGCTGGAGGAATTCATGAATGAAGTTGTGGTGATTTGTAAGCTTCAACACCGCAATCTTGTAAGACTTCTTGGTTGCTGTATTGAAGGTGATGAAAAGATGTTGATGTATGAGTACATGCCAAACAAAAGTTTGGATGCATTCATCTTTGGTTAGTTCTTTGAAGGCCCCTATAACACTTTCTCATATACAATTCCATACTTTCATCTTACACTTTACTTTAGCTTgtatacaatatttttaacaaCAAACAATTATTTCACCACCagtgaattttttttgggaatTGAATGAATTTGATGACTTCACTTCATATTTTGGtattatgataaaaataatatattgataccCTTATTTTTTAGATCCATCAAAAAATAAACTCCTAGACTGGAGGACACGGTGTAGCATAATAGATGGAATTGCTCGAGGATTGCTATATCTTCACAGAGATTCTAGACTAAGAATTATTCACAGAGATTTGAAGGCAAGTAATATTTTGTTAGACGACGAGCTGAATCCGAAAATATCAGACTTTGGTATGGCTAGAATCTTTGGTGGGGGAGAAGATCAGGCCAATACTAACAGGATTGTTGGAACTTAGTAAGTGTTATGTACCTTCGTTATCcaatattctttatttttttttgtacaaacgTTATCCAATATTCTAGTACTAGTAGTAACCAATGCAAGTGggagaataattttttatattttaatgcaGTGGCTATATGTCTCCTGAATATGCAATGCAAGGATTATTTTCAGAGAAGTCAGATGTTTTTAGCTTTGGTGTTTTGATACTAGAGATTGTTACCGGGAGAAGGAACTCAAGTTTTTATGACAATGACCATGCTCCGAGCCTTTTAGGATCTGTAAGCCTcaacaaataattttgttttctcaattatggcctatttttatttatttttaattttgttgacaGTACACAATATTCCAATGTCTgattatttcttttcttttatcttttatctcaTTTAGGTGTGGATAAAATGGAGGGATGACAATATTTTATCTCTCATAGATGAAGGAATATATGATCCTAGTCATCATAATTACATTTTAAGGTACATACGTATAGGACTTTTGTGCACACAAGAACTTGCTGTAGATAGGCCCACTATGGCTGCAGTAATTTCTATGCTTAACAGTGAAACTGCATTACTTCCATCTCCTAGTAAGCCTGCATTTATCCTGATGAAGAATATGTTGAATCCAAATGGGCCTGAAGAATGTCAAAGTGGTAGTTCTATCAATAATATCAGTATTACAGATATCTATGGCAGATAGCTCATAGCACACTCAGGCTTTATTGAAATGTTTCTTAAGTTAATGGATATTTGGCcaatgttaaaaaatttgtaaTTGATATGGTTTGTGGGATAAGAATAGTTTTTTATTAAGACAATAGATGAATGATGTATTTTCCTTGATTGCCTATTTTCTTATTGATACAATTTTTGCATATCTTCTGCTGCAGGATTCTTTTGAACAGAAAATGTTAGGAATTCATTGTTAATAATGTTATTGGGTAGATACGAAACCACATTACTTTATCTCTTCGACCTCTATGTTCCTCCTTTAGATAAATACAATAGATAAGTGTCTAAAAATTACTAAATCTAAACCAACTTGAAATTTTTGATAAGAGGTCAAAATAATCGCCTTCCAACGTACAACAGACATTGATAGACAACTACTATACTACAAAAGGATAACTAAATACAATATATTCCTTTGCTgaatacaatatttttatgtAATTAGATAATAATTCGCTGGATCCGCTCAAATTTATATGGTCTTAGACATCAGTTTTAAGGTTAATGGCAAAGTTATGATTGTAaatatttctgtttcttgtagTTAACATTGGGATTGCAATCATTGCATGCAAATGGAGTGAATTTGGTATATTTTTAGCTGTGTTGTGATGTTGATTACTAAATGATTGTGAGTAAATTGTTTAGGAGTTATTATCAACTTTTTTCATTTCAGGAGAGTTCTTTTCATGGGATTGCTTGACTAATTTGAAGGTACTCACTTCACTTCAGGGGCATGGCTGACTAACAACTCCTCTTGTTCATGTCTTCTGCTATTGGCCTTTAAAGCAATCTAACCttaatcataatattttttgcaaTTAATGGTTGAATTTAATCATGCTAATGGTTAATATCAGAATTTTGTAGTTTTACTTTACACCTTGTTATTAGTGTGTAATTTGTTGGTAGTATGCTCCTATGATTATTATTGCAGTTTTACTTTACACCTAGTCACTAGATAGTTTTGGAAAAAGTTCATGTTGAAAAGTGTCTTACAATTATTGAATTATTATGTGATCCCACACTACTGTTTTCCTTAATGAAGTGAATTTGCAAATAATAAAATCTCTTATAATCTGTTGCAGCAAGTCAGACTGGTACATGGTATCTAAAGTGATGCACCTATTCGGTTTtaagaaaatgatataattttttttatattttatagaatcATTGACTTTGAATAAATATGAATGATTCCAAGTTACAGTTTTAGAAAACATTAGACAACTgatattattttattgattaggtGAGACACCTGCCCAAAACAAATTTGATGAGGGTGTCTTTGAGTAAAATATGAATGATTCATGAATAAAGAAATGATTCTTATAGATCTTAGAGGATACCCTTAATATGGATCTTCAAAACCATGCATTACTTGTGATTTGTGAGTCTGTTGACTTCAAGAAGGAAGTCTCAAATCTTTGTGATTATTAAGAGTGACTGTTTAAGAGTGACTGCTTATGTATCATAGTCTAACTGTTGATCATATAATGGGTTTCAGCTGCTGTTCAAATCTGTTC
This genomic interval from Trifolium pratense cultivar HEN17-A07 linkage group LG6, ARS_RC_1.1, whole genome shotgun sequence contains the following:
- the LOC123892368 gene encoding uncharacterized protein LOC123892368 encodes the protein MDFSYCAYLVSVLFILCCYLLQVSVGIDTITSSQFIKDPETLISNDGNFTFGFFSPINSTNRYVGIWWKSQSTIIWVANRNQPLNDSNGIVTISEDGNLVVLNEQNRVIWSSNVSNIASNTSCQFSDFGNLVLLESTTGNILWQSIQQPSDTLLPGMKLSINTRTGKSVKLKSWKSPSGPSVGNFSCGTVEHLHIIEVFIWNNTLPYWRSGPWNGGVFTGIQTMTVAYFFGFRGGDDGEGNTNIYYTIQNDEEFFIYHLNSQGKLEETWWDDEKKEKLVTWTSRESECDVYGICGAFASCNSLSSPICSCLRGFEPRNIQEWNIHIWTGGCVRRTPLQCERVNNKTKSTKEDGYLKLRMVKVPDFAEGLAVTPDICRSLCLENCSCLAYSHEAVIGCMTWTGNLLDIQQLESGGLDLYVRVAYAELDRGRNKTIIIVSTVIIGTLIVVIFAYIIWRRTSNHPAKLWLFTKSARKKNNQAFQRFKKGGSPEGYASDNVFGEMSQVKLQELLIFDFEKLATATNNFHLSNKLGQGGFGPVYKGKLQDGREIAVKRLSRASGQGLEEFMNEVVVICKLQHRNLVRLLGCCIEGDEKMLMYEYMPNKSLDAFIFDPSKNKLLDWRTRCSIIDGIARGLLYLHRDSRLRIIHRDLKASNILLDDELNPKISDFGMARIFGGGEDQANTNRIVGTYGYMSPEYAMQGLFSEKSDVFSFGVLILEIVTGRRNSSFYDNDHAPSLLGSVWIKWRDDNILSLIDEGIYDPSHHNYILRYIRIGLLCTQELAVDRPTMAAVISMLNSETALLPSPSKPAFILMKNMLNPNGPEECQSGSSINNISITDIYGRYKSDWLMYHSLTVDHIMGFSCCSNLFFVWFILFFYFLQVCISIDTITSSQFIKDPDTLLSKDSNYALGFFSPENSTNRYVGIWWKSKSTNIWVANRNQPLNDSNGIVTISEDGNLVVLNGQKQVMWSSNVSSIASNTTSKFSDNGNLVLLESTTGNILWQSIQQPSDTLLPGMKLSINKRTGKSVKLKSWKSPSDPSDGSFSSSIVERRNILEVFIWNETRPYWRSGPWNGGVFTGIDTMVAAYYNGFQGGDDGEGNINIYYTIPDGKVFLFYNLNSQGILDEKSWDEEKKEVQVTWTSRKSECDVYGICGAFARCSSLSTPICSCLKGFEPLSIQEWNRNNWTGGCVRRTPLQCERVINKTTTTKKDGFLKLHAVKVPDFGEGLAVTPDICRSLCLENCSCTAYSNDAGIGCMSWTGNLIDIEQLQIGGLDLYFRVSHAELDSGGNQTIIITISVIIGTLAISICAYIMWRKNSAKLWHSIKSTRITNNNAFRLFYKGGTSEVHTCDNVNGELSQVKLHELLLFDFEKLATATNNFHLSNKLGQGGFGPVYKGKLQDGQEIAVKRLSRASGQGLEEFTNEVVVLCKLQHRNLVRLLGCCVDGDEKMLMYEYMPNKSLDAFIFDPSKNKLLDWGTRYKIIDGIARGLLYLHRDSRLRIIHRDLKVSNILLDDELNPKISDFGMARIFGGREDHANTNRVVGTYGYMSPEYAMQGHFSEKSDVFSFGVLILEIITGRRNSSCCDNEHALTLLGFVWIQWKEDNVLSFIEPEIYDHSHHKNILRCIHIGLLCVQESAVDRPTMATVISMLNSEVASLPPPNEPAFILRQNMLNPKSPEENESINNVSITEVYGR